A window of Leishmania major strain Friedlin complete genome, chromosome 27 genomic DNA:
CTGTATTCTTCGTTTTCAGTAGATAGTTTTCTCCTCAGCGCTTTGTAGTCGTAGAGGCTGCGCCAACGAGTAGCGctcccacccccactccTCGCTCCctcgtttctctctttgctggcggcggcgacgaaaGGGTTGCTCTTGACATCATGGCCTACCACCAGTCGCAGCAGATGCAGAAGGAGTTCCGGCTGCCGATGGTGCCGGGGCTGTCCTGTGGCGAGGAGATGATGCGCCGCAACTACGATCGTCGCCAGATACATGGTGTGAAACTGGACTGCGCGACAGCCATCGCTGGCGTGCCAGCAGATCGAACTCTCACCGGCGGCAGTAGCGACTACCCCGGCTCCACGCTGAAGGCCGCCGTGACGGccgtcgcggaggcggctgAGGCTGATGAGCAGGGCGCGGAGGACCCGACAGGCCGCGTGCTCCGCTACTACGGCTACTGCATCGAGCCCGTCTCGGACAGTGTACTGGAGACGGAGCGGGTGCGCAAGGTGATCCTCAACTTCTACCTCGAGGATGGCACGATGAGCGTGACGGAGCCGAAACAGGACAACTCCGGGTTTGCCTTTCCCGCCAACCTGAAGCGCCACATCGTTCCCAACCCGGACGGCACGCCGATCACCGCCGCACAGCTGAAGGTGGGTGAGTCGGTGTCCTTCTACGGCCGCACATACGAGCTGTACGACGCCGACCCCTTCACTCGGGCCCTGCTCAAAGAGGCTGGGGaagaggtgccgccggcCATCGTGCCGCCGACGGACGCGTACACCACGATGCGCGGCCGCCCTGTGGCCAAGGCGCACGACGTCCCGTCCATCGCGGCGTCCAGCCCGCTCAACACGATGCTCTCGCCCGCCCAGGTACGGGCGGCCCGGCAATTCCTCGAGTTTGACCGCAAGGTGCTGCGGTGCGACTGCACGTGGGACGACACAACGAGCCTCTACGGCACGAAGCACTTTCTCACACTTTACTACTTCCTTAGTGACGGCAGCATCGCGTTCGTCGAGAAGGATGTGCAGAATAGCGGCCGCGACCCGTTTCCCAAGTTCTTAAGCCGCCAGCGAATCGCGAAGCCGACAAGCGCCTCCGGCAAGTTCGACTCCTCGTCTCTTGGCTCCGTCACCTTCAAGGAGAACGCGAACACCGTCTACTACACTGACGAAGACATCCGCATTGGAAACGTGCTCAACCTCTACGGCCGCCAGGTGAAGATCCACGACTACAACCAGTACACGCGCGACCACATGGCGAAGAAATTCGGCATCACAGCACATGCGCCCATTCCcggcgccacgccgccgccgtttgTGCCACCGTGCTCGACGCGCCGCGAGATCTCCGAGGAGACGGTACGCGAGCACCACAACGAGAAGcacgaggagctgcgccgccaccgcttcgCCAACTCCGTTGTCAAGTTTCTCGCCCGCCTGGACAACGGCAAAGAGGAAGACAAGGTGCGCCGCTTCGTGCTGGCCGTATACCTGGCCGACAACAGCGTCTCCATCTTCGAGCCCGTCATCCGCAACAGCGGAATCGTGGGTGGGAAGttcctgcagcgccagaaggtgcgccgcgccgatGGCGAGTACTTCCGCGCGGACGACTTCTACGTcggcgcgcgcgtggtgcTCAACTCGTTCCCGTTTGTCATCCTCAACTCAGACGAGCACTCGCTGAACTACATGGAGCACAACCCTGAGGAATTCGGTCACTCAGACATCAACAAAATCGTCCGCAAGATGCAAGCGATGCTGCAGAGTTGCACCACGGGTCTCGCCGAGGCGTTCCGCCTCGCCGATGAAAACCGGAGCGGCGGCCTCGACATGGAGGTGTTTCTGTCCATCATGAAGGAACTCAACCTCGACATCACCGAACAAGAGATCCTGACAGTGCTACGGTACTTTGACAAAAACAACGAGTCGTACGTCAGCTATGAAGAGGTGGCCAGCCGCATCATGCCCGAGGGCGGTGCGGTGGCGAGCGACAACCGCCCGTGGGAGGCTATCTACCAGGAGGGCGCCGATCATGCCACCGCGTCGTTCCTCGATGACCCcaaggaggcagaggagaaggagcgcaagAGCCGCGAAAACGCGGCGGCTTCTCGAGGTGCGGCGGAGTTCCTCAAGCTCTATGATCAGCGCCGTCAGCTGTTCATGAAAGAGTTCCACGCCATCACCGACTACGCCAAGGACAGCCTCATCGGGTCTGATGAATTCAAGATGTGTACGCGGCGCAAGCTGGAgctctcctccatctccgACGAAGAGATGTGCGCGCTGGCGAAAAATCTCTTCCCTGCTGTGGCACCGCGCGTGTCGTACGAGGAGTTCATGCGCCTCCTGAACGGCACCTCCACCTACGCccacaccgtcgccgccatcgcctctCACGGCGCTTCAAAGTAGGCTGTAATGTGGTGGGTGTGATATGGCAGCAgacagaggggaggagagggtcACCGAAGCGGGTGCTTGCCCACTTGTATCTCTAAGAaagtgcgcgtgtatgtCCGCAGCTACAAAGGCACGATGTAAAGTACGAAtacaagagcagcagctgatgcaGTGCGATACTGGGAAAGCTATCTCACTGGAGCCTGGAGCGTTATCGCCTTCTTCACGTCTTGCCCCGCCCCAGTGACTCCGGGGGAGAGAAAGGTGCCGCGCTTGTGATGAGTGCAGATGTGCACGAGGTACGGTGGCAGCTCGGAGACGGTGGCTGTTATCTCTGCGTTGTCCTCTTTTTgggggggtagggggagggTCTTttcatgtgcgtgtgtgtctgtataGGGCTACTTTGATTGCGGCTGTTGTCATGCCTCCACCGTTGCTTCTTGCGCCTGGTGTCCATATTTAGGCCTctgcttcccttctcccATCATTGTTAGGGTTGCTCGTCGTCCAGCAATGTCGATAGCCTTCTCAGATGACACCCCCTCACCTGTGCATCTACAGGCCGAATGAGGGGAGGTGAGGGCAAGGGTCGCAACATCTGATATACATACGCACAGAGGGAgacagaggggggggtgcgtgcgtgcacgtgacACCAGCCCTTTGTAtttccttcccctcctcctccctcccccctccctcatctATCTTTCTTGTAtctgtggctgcggctgtaTGCCACTCGTCTCCGTCGCGTGACGGCGGATACGCGGGTAGTTCATGTATGATAGGGcatctctctgtctccccGTCCGCTTTACGGCAGCAAAGCATCAACAAGGAAAGCAAAATACGGCCAGCGGGCAAGTCACGGAAAAGCTCTCcagggtggagggggagggggtgcggaATGGGTTGCTCGGCGGCGTTCGCGTGACTCCAGCTCCGTCatccgtctcctcctctttcccctGCCCTAGCGAACACACTCCGTGCTCTTTCCTGTGATGATTCGTGTTGACGTGGAGCGCGTTAGGGCAGTTTGGGGCTCATGCGGTGATCGACAGCCGATGCCTTTCCTGTGCgggtgtgtacgtgcgtgcacgtgcgcagaGCCCACGTTGTCCCGTAAGGTGCGGGCCGCCTATTTTGGGAGCGGCCTTTTGCTGTGCTGCGTTGCACGCGCGGGGAGGGCGTGGGCCTCTGTCTGACTGTGCTtccctccccatccccacCCTTCGGCTCCTCTGCTACCCCACCCTGACAAGTCCACAGCGCCCCATCTGCACTTCCTCACGAGCAGCTCCCTACATCGTTTGCGTCCTCGCACTCATCAGCTACTTCTTTGTCGGAATGCGCGTTACAAAGTttgtgccgctgtgcctgGCAGCAGCTCTACTGAAGTTGGTTATCGCATTTCCATCGATCTCCGCACCAGCGACGGCTGCGGATTGCCTTGGTCTCAGGTTCGAGAAGGACACAGTAAGCTGCCGTATGTGCGCCTAGCTGTTCCTCGTGACGCAAAAGGACGAGCTTCGGCAAGAGTGCGAAagctgctgcacagcagagaagggtggcgcggctgatGATGTCACCTACGTCTCCGCCCGCGTCCAGCTCCGCGGTATTGCCCGTGCAACTGTGCCGTCGGAGATGAACTCCCTCGCTATCTTCAAGCGTACGCACCATTTAGAGCCCTACTTCAAGTATGTCCCGTTTGTGGAGAAATCCTCAATGGTGTTTCCGCAAGTGGTACTCGTTGGTAGCGACCCGAAGGATGACTTGACAATGCACATCACAGGCTAGTCTGCCGAAGCGCTCCACGATCTCTTTAGGAAGATGATCCGAGTGAGGTGACCTCACCCTGAGGAATGGCGTGCTCTTGACcaagaaggggaagaggcggcgccgactgCCTTCTTGCGCCGACACTTTCTTTGCTCCTCTCCGTCCACGGCACACAGGGAAAAGTGCGCACTCACAAGAGCGATGTTCGGGGTTTCCATTCAGGGGCAAGCGCTCATGAAGAAAGCACGTGTGTCTCGCCTTTTTTCTCGTaggtgggtgcgtgtgtgtgggaatcgggggaggggagacgGCCCGCGACGTGTTTCGGTCAAGCAAACTTGTCTCTGTAGTATCGGCGACTTCGCGAGAAGCTAATGCACAGGGACGGAGTGACCTCCATTTCTGCTTCTGTTTCCTTGCATTTTGCGCTCCCGGATGAGGAGTGGGTGTGGAGGACAAccctcagtgcgtggtgcCGCAGGGCCCAGTACACACCCCGCTCtctatctgtgtgtgtgtgtgtttgggaAAGCGAtccagccccccccccccaactcCTGCCAAGTGCCCCAGCCACCTcgggtggtggcagggccccgcaccgacgacgtaggggaggtcagagcgatgtatcgctgcaGATGTCGCTGGTGAGGTTGTGGagggcgtggcgtcggagcggcgTGCGACGGCGGACACCTTTGTGCCACCCACGtgatgggggggggcagagtgCCAGCGTGGCTCGAACACATctcccctaccccctcccgGTCCCTCACTCTGCCCAGCGGTGCagggagcctgcgccactCCCAAGGAGGGCGcggcaggtggcgaccggcgcaGTGGGTGCGGCTGTGTAGAGCTTTGGACGGAGGCCGTACCCAGAtgactgggtcggcgcagtgctgtACCGCGTATGCctaccgctgcttcgcgccagGCCATGTGGGCCGGTGTGACAGGGCCGGCTGGAGTGGAGTGGAGTGCAGCTCGCGTTGCACgggcagaggaagggggtACACGCTGATACAAAAGCGGAAAGCAAGCTGCGTACCGTCACATGGTTGCTGCACCATCTACACCTCCTCCACATATTACTTTCTGTCTGCCATCGCGCCCACTgcccctcctcgccctttTCCTCTGCAATGTCAGCCACTGCGTTTCTTtcgcctctctttctgtgtgcgtgtgtgagttTTAGGTTGTATTGAGCTTCGCCCCTCCCTTGATCGCGTGTGGTGAATCACCAagtgccctcctccctcccagtaccacgcacacacacgtacagtCGCGcccgcacccacacagagCCGCACATATAGTAGCACAACCTGCACGGGGGCCATACCGCCTGTCCTTATTCCGAAggctcccccttctctcttggCACACGCTCACAGCGACACAGGGGGCCCGTTTTTCCTGTCGAGAGTCGCTCGTTCACGGGGTAGCCGGCAGCTGACGCTCGTCAGCTTTGCACACGCCTGTCCTGTCGAACGTGCAtcgctgtctctctcacCAGTCAGCCGCCTCTCCTGGACACGCTTCTGTGTTTTCTCTGGTCGTCTATAACCCTGCTGTTTTTCCCCTGTCGTCCCTCTATTTCACCTCACAGATCCGTGCAGTCTTGCTATTCAACGAAACAAAATGATGCGCCGCGCACTGAGTggtgtcgtcgccgtccgcgcGTCGGCGATGCGCAGCTATACGGACGCCCGCACGATCCGCAAACCGAACCCATATGACCAGCTTGTCAACGCCGAAAACCAGCACTACGTGGAGGATCTCATGCGACAGTACGAGGCTGACAGCGCTCTTGTCGATCCAAGCTGGGTGCCCGTGCTGGAGGCGATTCGGTCCGGAAGTGACGATTCCCCGGTCGTGGCGACCTTTAGCCGCCCGACAGACGCCAAGTCATTGTCGGAAAAGCAGCGCCACGACAATATGCGCCTTTCGTGGATGATCCGCGAATACGAGCGGTTTGGCCACCACATGGCGAACGTCGACCCGCTCAGCGGCTACCACGCCGATAATTGTATCCTGGGATCTCGCACACTGGCGCCGGAGGAGTTCGGCTTCACCAAGGATGATCTGACGCATGTCTTCAACGTCACCTTTGGTGCCAGCCACGAGGCGACCTTCGTCAGTGGTGGCACTGCcatgacgctgcagcagattATCGATCAACTCCGCCGGCTCTACTGCGGACCGATCGGGTTCGAGTTCATGTCGTCGGGCTTCTTCGAGCTGCGCAACTGGTTCCGACAGGAGG
This region includes:
- a CDS encoding conserved hypothetical protein (previous protein_id=AAZ09833.1), with protein sequence MAYHQSQQMQKEFRLPMVPGLSCGEEMMRRNYDRRQIHGVKLDCATAIAGVPADRTLTGGSSDYPGSTLKAAVTAVAEAAEADEQGAEDPTGRVLRYYGYCIEPVSDSVLETERVRKVILNFYLEDGTMSVTEPKQDNSGFAFPANLKRHIVPNPDGTPITAAQLKVGESVSFYGRTYELYDADPFTRALLKEAGEEVPPAIVPPTDAYTTMRGRPVAKAHDVPSIAASSPLNTMLSPAQVRAARQFLEFDRKVLRCDCTWDDTTSLYGTKHFLTLYYFLSDGSIAFVEKDVQNSGRDPFPKFLSRQRIAKPTSASGKFDSSSLGSVTFKENANTVYYTDEDIRIGNVLNLYGRQVKIHDYNQYTRDHMAKKFGITAHAPIPGATPPPFVPPCSTRREISEETVREHHNEKHEELRRHRFANSVVKFLARLDNGKEEDKVRRFVLAVYLADNSVSIFEPVIRNSGIVGGKFLQRQKVRRADGEYFRADDFYVGARVVLNSFPFVILNSDEHSLNYMEHNPEEFGHSDINKIVRKMQAMLQSCTTGLAEAFRLADENRSGGLDMEVFLSIMKELNLDITEQEILTVLRYFDKNNESYVSYEEVASRIMPEGGAVASDNRPWEAIYQEGADHATASFLDDPKEAEEKERKSRENAAASRGAAEFLKLYDQRRQLFMKEFHAITDYAKDSLIGSDEFKMCTRRKLELSSISDEEMCALAKNLFPAVAPRVSYEEFMRLLNGTSTYAHTVAAIASHGASK